The genomic region TCAAAGGGAGGGGCGGAAGCCGTCCAGTGCATCGGCGTACGCAGCCGAGGCATTGGCGTCGCAATTAAAATCGTCGATGGTGGGCCTCGCGTCCTGGGGACAGTTACCGTGGAGGTCCTAAGACAGTTGCGGCTTTTGAGAGGCCTCAAACATGCGACGCTAGAACGATATGTCCGACCAAAGATTACAAATCATCGAGGGACAGTAACGGGCGAGATAAGGACTGTCTTTGAGTTGCTGTAGGCAACGCCGGATTGCAAACTTCTAAATAGTTCGATGCGATTACATCATTAAGTGGAGATGTCGGGTGGTGGTACAGGAGACATTGACTGTTAGTACCCGTGGTCGGGGTACTTATGACATTTCTGGCGACGTTGCCAGGGTCGTGGGGTCATCCGGTGTGGAGAACGGTTTGTGTCACGTTTTCGTGCAACATACGAGCGCTTCGCTGATGCTGTGTGAGAATGCCGATCCCACCGTTCGAAGTGATCTGGAATCGTTTATGTCACGGATCGTCCCAGACGGCGATCCGCTCTTTCAGCATACGACGGAGGGGCCCGACGATATGCCCGCCCATGTGCGGTCCGTGCTGACCCAATCCGGACTGACCGTTCCGGTCAGCCGCGGGCGTTGTGTGTTGGGTACCTGGCAGGGGATTTACCTCTGGGAACATCGCAAAGCGCCCAACCGCCGGCGTATTACCATTACCGTCTACGGGGAGTGAGCGTGGTCAGCGAGCCCGTTTTCTAGTGCTGTGCCCCCAGTGCTTGCGCCCTTTCTCTA from Gammaproteobacteria bacterium harbors:
- a CDS encoding asparaginase, encoding SKGGAEAVQCIGVRSRGIGVAIKIVDGGPRVLGTVTVEVLRQLRLLRGLKHATLERYVRPKITNHRGTVTGEIRTVFELL
- a CDS encoding secondary thiamine-phosphate synthase enzyme YjbQ; its protein translation is MVVQETLTVSTRGRGTYDISGDVARVVGSSGVENGLCHVFVQHTSASLMLCENADPTVRSDLESFMSRIVPDGDPLFQHTTEGPDDMPAHVRSVLTQSGLTVPVSRGRCVLGTWQGIYLWEHRKAPNRRRITITVYGE